One segment of Streptomyces sp. YIM 121038 DNA contains the following:
- a CDS encoding discoidin domain-containing protein, with the protein MTTQNCAECDSRVEPGQSFCDACGAVLSWDRAGARSAAPTASGPGSGPAPAPASGSGSGSGSGSGWDASAHAAGPAPATGPPRGAPSHGAPGHGAGVGAAGPAPFAAATGAAPGGPPYPSGDPDLTDTTPHTPAADPGALSDRARSLLVPVSEPEAGPAGPPPSVAPVLPGRPDTERPRVRVPGPQQGTGHGASCPWCATPNHPERHFCARCAMPLAERAGRGEGPPAHRPWWRRLFGPDRNETPWAGDRPRLRRVFDRVGTWVTAAIVLPLLVFGAVNIPDGVQATRDHFAKRAPVEPDGIRASRSYEGHGPKLAFDKLNNTWWGPGVAQSGQGEWIEVSFARPTRLLDVIITPGMSIRADQLGKSALPHRVKATITRKDGSTVTRELTLDPGAGGQRRAFRVGEVTRVRFTVESAHAASDKKQVAIAEIELFGRSGSDRS; encoded by the coding sequence ATGACCACGCAGAACTGCGCCGAGTGCGACTCCCGCGTGGAACCCGGGCAGTCGTTCTGCGATGCCTGCGGTGCGGTCCTGAGCTGGGACCGGGCGGGGGCGCGCAGCGCGGCGCCGACGGCGTCCGGCCCCGGGTCCGGCCCGGCCCCGGCCCCGGCCTCCGGGAGCGGCTCCGGCTCTGGCTCCGGCTCCGGCTGGGACGCCTCCGCCCACGCCGCCGGGCCCGCGCCCGCGACGGGCCCGCCCCGGGGCGCGCCGTCGCACGGGGCCCCGGGACACGGCGCGGGCGTCGGCGCCGCCGGGCCCGCTCCCTTCGCCGCGGCGACCGGCGCGGCCCCCGGCGGGCCCCCGTACCCGTCCGGCGACCCGGACCTGACGGACACCACCCCCCACACCCCGGCGGCCGACCCCGGCGCCCTGTCCGACCGGGCGCGTTCCCTGCTCGTCCCCGTCTCCGAGCCGGAGGCCGGGCCCGCCGGGCCCCCGCCGTCCGTGGCCCCGGTCCTGCCGGGGCGGCCCGACACCGAGCGGCCGCGCGTACGCGTCCCCGGGCCGCAGCAGGGAACCGGGCACGGCGCGTCCTGCCCCTGGTGCGCCACGCCGAACCACCCCGAGCGCCACTTCTGCGCCCGCTGCGCGATGCCGCTGGCCGAACGCGCCGGGCGCGGCGAAGGACCGCCCGCCCACCGCCCCTGGTGGCGGCGTCTCTTCGGCCCCGACAGGAACGAGACCCCGTGGGCGGGCGACCGCCCCCGGCTCCGCCGCGTGTTCGACCGCGTCGGCACCTGGGTCACCGCGGCCATCGTGCTGCCGCTGCTCGTCTTCGGCGCGGTGAACATCCCCGACGGGGTCCAGGCCACGCGTGACCACTTCGCCAAGCGCGCCCCGGTCGAGCCGGACGGGATCCGCGCCTCGCGGTCCTACGAGGGGCACGGCCCGAAGCTGGCCTTCGACAAGCTCAACAACACCTGGTGGGGCCCCGGGGTCGCGCAGTCGGGCCAGGGCGAGTGGATCGAGGTGAGCTTCGCCCGGCCGACCCGCCTCCTCGACGTCATCATCACGCCGGGCATGTCGATCCGCGCCGACCAGCTCGGCAAGTCGGCGCTGCCGCACCGCGTCAAGGCGACCATCACCAGGAAGGACGGCTCGACCGTGACCCGCGAACTCACCCTGGACCCGGGCGCGGGCGGCCAGCGCCGCGCCTTCC